From Ignavibacterium sp.:
TTACTGAAATCTTTTTCATTTCTTGTTATAAGAACAGCATTACAATCTAATGTTGAAGCTGCAATTATTGCATCCCCAATTCCAAGATTATAATTTTTCTTCAATTCAATTGTTTTATTTACGATTGAATCAGTTAAAAAGATTTTGTTGAATGCAAAAAGGCAATTTTTTATGGCAGTAATTTCTTCAGAAGTAATTTTGGGGAATGATAAAAGTTCTATTTCATTTATTACTGAAAAATAAATTTCATTTTTAGTAATGAAATCTTCGTCGAAATAAAATTGTACAGCATCCTCATCATTAAAGTAATAAATAAAAATATTAGTATCGTAAAAGTATTTTGATTGCATTAGTTATTTCTTTCCAATTCTTTTCTGACTTTATTTTGATACTCTGTTCCATCCATCAGATATTTTTTAAGGATGCCTTTTGCTTTTTTAACATCTGAAATTTTTCTGTTCTTATTTAAGAGTTTTTCATTAATTTCAACCTTGATTATTTTATCATCAAGATATTTCAAAGCATCTTTGGGCAATGTAATTATCATTTTATTTACCTCTATTAATTATCTTAATCAAAAATAATCTGATAAGTTTAGAGTTTCAATTTATTTTTCATCCAGAGCAAAATTGATATTCCAATTATCCACAATGATAGTGCAGAGCTCAAGACAGGAATAATTAGTGGATATTTAGTATAAAAAGGTTTTTCATCATTCAGAGGAACATCAACCACAAATGATGTGCGAGTAAACAATTTCGTTTCGAATTCTGTTATTCCGAATTTGTTTATCAAACAACTAATTCCTCCGTTGGCAGAACGCACTACTGCTCTTCTGTTTTCTACTGCACGCAATGCTGCAAATTCCTTATGCTGATAAGGTCCGCTTGAATTTCCATACCAGCTATCATTCGTAACCACAGTGATAAATTGAGCACCTCTTTTCACAAAGTGAGTAACAAAGTCAGGAAAAACAGATTCATAACAAACCAATCCGGCAATTCTGAGTGAGTCATTATCAATTTTTAATTTAAAGACAGTAGTATCTTTACCAACATTCCAACCACTTAATCCCACGCCCCATTTAAACCAGTCAGCTAAAAATGGCAAAGCATCAACGAAGGGAACTTTTTCACCAAGCGGAACCAATTGCATTTTACCATAACGCTGAATCTCATAAGAATTTGGACTTATCAGGAGAATAGAATTATAAGTTGAATAATAAAAATTTCCTGCTTTACTTAACTTCGCATCAGTCGGGGGATTTTCGTAGTGAACAATGTAATCAGGCATTCCGGTAAGAAGATAAACATTATTTTTTCTGAGAAATGAATAAATTGAATCTACAATATCAGAGTAAGTTCCTGAAAGAAGATAAACCGGTAATGCTGTTTCCGGCCAGATGATAATCTTTGCATTTTGCTTTGTACATTCTTCAGATAGCTCAATATAATTTTTCAGAATATTATCGAGACCGCCAAGTTCCCATTTGTCCCAAGGATCTAAATTTGGTTGCACAACACCAACTCTAATAAATTTTTCCGAATCATTTTTCTCATTCAACTTTACTAAACCATAAATAAATACAAAACAAAACAGAAGGACAGCAATGAAGAGATACTTCAGATTATATTTTTTGGTTGAAATGAAATTTTTTATAACAAGAAAAAGTGAAACATTTATATAAAGAACAATCAATGATAATCCAAAAGCTCCTACAACATCGACAATCTGAATAAAAGCTGTGAACTTTGCCAATCCGTGTCCAAGAGTAAGCCAAGGAAATTTCAGATCAGTTAAGGTCAGAAGATATTCGCCTGTTACCCAAATGATTGGAAAAAGCCAGAGTGCTTTTTCTTTCACGACAATTTTTTGTGATAAATAAAACAAAGTAGAATTTATAAGCAACACAACAGGATAGAAAAATATTAAAACTCCACCTCCAATCATTAAAAAAGGATCGGCTTTACTTTGCCAGCTACCTACCCAATAAATTGTAATTACGCTTAAAGTAAAAAACATTAAGTAAGAAGCACGGTTTATTTCGAGTAATGTTTTTCTTTTGTCAATTACAAACAAGTATGGAACAAATGAGAAGAAAAGAAAAAGTGAAAAAGGAAATGGAAATGGCGTGAAAGAAATTCCTGTTAATATTCCGGATAAAACTATTAGCAGTCTTTCTTTTCTTAAAAATGACTTTTCTTCCGCAGATAATTTATTTCGCCTAAAAAGTTTTAACAAATTCAATTCTGGAATTTCTTTTTACTTTTCTTGATGAAGTAACGAATAATCAGAAACGCTATAACTACAACTGTTGCTGCAATTACTATTTGATTATATGTAGTCAGAAATGCATCTACTTTTTGAATGTTCTCACCGAAAACCATTCCAAGTGAAATTAAAATTGAATTCCAAATAAGAGCACTCGCAGCAGAAAGCAGCACTGTGTAGTGAACATTCAATCTGCTCATTCCTGCGAAGAAAGAAATCACTGCTCTTGTTCCCGGTAAAAACCTATTAGCAATAATCAGAAAATATCCGTACTTGCGAAATGCATTCTCCACTTTTTCAATAGACTCAATGGTAAGAAATTTAATTTTACCTGAATGTAATATTCTTTTATCAATCTGCCATCCAATAGCAAATGCAGTTAGAAAGCCAACAAGACTTCCACCTGTGGCAAAAATAAGAACCGGAACAAAGTGCAGGTCAGAAGCTCCGACGAGTGAGCCACCAACAACAATAACCATATCGCTAGGAGAAGGTGGAAATAAATTTTCTATGAAAGCGAAAAAAAAGATTGTCAGATAAATCCAGATTGGACTAAGTTCTGAAATTCGAGTAAGAATTTCTTCAAACATTAAAATCACTCTTGATTAGTAAAACTGTAGCCATTGCAACCGCACCTTCAGCCCTTCCAACAAAACCAAGTTTCTCGGTTGTTGTAGCTTTAACTGAAATTTGTGATGGAGAGATTTCCAGTAATTGCGAAATGTTATTTTTAATTTTTTCTATGAAAGGAGAAATTTTCGGAGATTCAAGTGCGAGCATCGAATCAATGTTGGAAATTGTATAGCCTTCTTTCTTCACGAGAGAATAGCAATGTTTGAGAATGATTGAACTATCAACATCTTTCCATCTTTCGTCAGTGTTCGGGAAATGCTGACCGATATCTCCTAAAGCCAAAGCACCAAGAATCGCATCAGAAATTGCGTGAAGAAGTACATCAGCATCAGAATGACCTTCCAATCCTTTGTTTGACGGAATTTCAATTCCACCTAAAATTAATTTTCTTCCTTCCGCAAAAGAATGAACATCAAAACCAAATCCGATTTTAATATCAAGTTTCAATATCGCACCTCAAAATCTTTAAATTCATTTTTGAATTCTTTCCATTCTACTTTACAATCTTTAACATAGGCGTGAGAAGGACCAACTTTTAACTTTTTTATCAACTCGTGAATCATTCCTTCTTCACCTTCAACTTCTGTTAACACTTCACCCGTAAATAAATTTTTTGTGTAACCTTTAAGTCCTAAAGCATTTGCATTCCGCAAAACAAAATATCTGAATCCAACTCCCTGAACAACTCCATCAACTATTATTGTTGCTCTTGCCAGTTTGCTCATTTCTGTTTTCTAATATTTCTGAAAGAAGTAAACCAATTACTATAAATACGCCACCAAACATTCCAAATTTAGAAATTTTTTCACCGACAATGAAGAATGCCAGAACTGCTGCCATTATTGGCTCGAAAGAATAAATTATTCCTGCCTTAGTTGGCGTTACGACCTTCTGATATTTTAATTGAAGTATTGTTGCAATGATTGATGCAAAAACTGAAGTGTAAATCAAAGCAAATAGTACATTGGTATTCAGATTAAACTTTACTATCTCTAAACCGAATGCTGAAAGAATTATTGAACCAAGAAATCCACCCAAACCTGTAATCAAAAGCTGAATAAATACCATAGGCATATAATCATATTTTTTTGTAAACACATCTACATAAACAACCTGAAAGGCAAATAAAACAGCACAAAGTAAAGTAAGGAAATCTCCGAAGTTAAAATCAGAACCGAGTTCATTTATGAATTGAAATAAATTATCTCCGCTGCTTGAGAGAAAAATTAATCCAATCATAACAAACAAAATACTGACGAGGTTATACCACTTAGGTTTTTTCTTTTCAATAATTGTCTGAAGAATCGGGATTATAACAACAAATGTTCCTGTAATAAATCCGGACTTTGTTGCAGTTGTGTAATTTAAACCGATAGTCTGAGTGGCAAAACCAAGGAAATAAAATACTCCAAGAATAGAACCTGCTATAAAAGTTTTTTTATCGGTCTTTTTAACAATAGAATAAATGAAAGGAAGTAAAATAGCCGCTGCAAGAAAAAATCTGATTCCAAGAAATAACAGTGGAGAAATATCAGCTAATGCATTTTTAATAAGAGCAAATGTTCCGCCCCAGATAACTGTATTAAGTAAGAGAGCACTTTCACCAATGTATTTTTTCATTGAAGAATTGTTCCCTCAATTATTTCCTGGTTCCGTATCCAAAATACTTCAGCATCTTTTCGTTAGAGCGCCACTTTTCTCTTACTTTCACTCGAAGCTCAAGATAAACTTCCTTTTGTAAAAATTCTTCGATTTCTTTGCGGGCAAGTTCACCGAGTTTTTTAATTGATTTCCCTTCTTTACCAATTATGATTGGTTTTTGAGAATCACGCTCAACAATAATTTCAGCACTAATAAAATCCTTGCCCGATGATCTTTCTTTGAAGTCTGCTATTATAACTTCTGTGCTGTACGGAACTTCATCTTCATACAGTTCAAAAATTTTTTCACGAATTATTTCTGAGACAAAAAATCTTTCACTTGCTTCAGATATTATATCATCCGGATAAAATTTTTCTCCTTCAGGAAGTAACGAAACTATTTCCTGAATTAATCTTTCTACATTAAAATTCAATGAAGCAGCAATCGGAACAACAGATCTAAACTTATTTAAACTTTCATAATGATTTACCAGTTGTTGCGCTTGTTCCTGTGTTATTGAATCTACTTTATTCAAAGCCAGGATAATCGGCTTTGTCTTTTGCTCGATAAGATTTTTTATTATTTCATTTTCTTCACTTTCTTTTATTCTGCTCTCATTACTAACATCAAACAAAAGCACAATAACATCTGCATCTTTTATGGATTCATTGATTTCCTCAAGCATTTTTTCGTGAAGAAGGTAAGCGGGTCTTACAATTCCGGGTGTATCGAGAAAAACAATCTGAAAATCATTTTCCGTTAATATGCCGAGAATTTTTTTTCTCGTTGTTTGTGGTTTTGGTGTTACTATGGAAATTTTTTGTTTCAGAATTGCATTCAGCAAGGTTGACTTACCGACATTTGGCAAACCAATAATTGAAACATATCCAACTTTGTGACTCATATTAAATTCCGTATCGTTTATTCAAATATAATAATGTTATCCTCATTTAAAGTGATTGAAGATGTAGTGATTATTCAAAAAAAATTTCCTGAATAAAAAAACCCTTCTGTTTAAGAAGGGCTTCTTTCAAAAAATAATTACTAGTTATGATTCCTGAGCTTCTAACCATCGTTCAGCGTCAAGTGCTGCCATACAACCGGTTCCTGCTGCTGTAATCGCCTGACGATATTTTTTATCAGCAACATCGCCTGCAGCAAAAACTCCTTCGACATTTGTATAAGTTGAGCCGGGTTTTACAATGAGGTAACCTGTTTCATCCATCTCAAGATAATTCTTAAATAACTCTGTATTTGGTTTATGACCAATAGCTATAAATAATCCATCTGCATCAAGCTGAGTAACTGAATGATCTTTCGTGTCTTCCAGAAGAACTCCGGTCATTCTTTTCTTTCCACCTTCCTCAACACCAAGCACTTCTTTGATAACTTTATTCGTTACAAATTTTATTTTAGGATTTTTCTTCGCTCTATCAAGCATAATCTTAGAGGCTCTGAATTCATCTCTTCGATGAACAATAATAACTTCACTTGCAAACTTGGTAAGGAAATTTGCTTCCTCCATCGCTGTATCACCACCACCAACAACAATAACTTTTAATCCTTTGAAGAAAAAGCCATCGCACGTAGCACAAGCAGAAACTCCGTAACCCATATACTTTGCTTCGCTTTCAAGTCCAAGTAATCTTGCAGAAGCGCCTGTTGAAATTATAACTGCATCAGCAAAATATTCTTCATCATAAGATTTTAATTTGAATGGTCTCTTTGAAAAATCAACTTCCGTAATGTCTTTGTAAATTGATTGCGCTCCGAAACGATGTGCTTGTTTTCTCATTATGTCCATCAATTCAGGACCTTGAATTCCGTGCTCAAATCCGGGAAAGTTTTCAACCTCAGTAGTTATTGTTAATTGACCGCCAGGTTGTAATCCTTCAAATACCACAGGATTAAGATTTGCTCTTGCAGTATAAATTGCTGCAGTTAATCCAGCAGGTCCGGATCCAATAATTGCAACTTTAAAATGATTTATTTGTTCCGACATTTTTTACCTCAATGTTTTGAGTAATTAAATTTTTGTTTAGCTTCCGTTTGATTCAATTGTACAAGTTTAGTTTCAATTTTAATGATTGCAATCACTCGAATAAAAATTTAGCATTTCGCTTAAGTCCAGAAAGCTTTGTTCTTTTAATGGGACTATCTGAAAATTTTTCTTTGAATGTTTCTTCATCCATCTGCATTATTTCAGAATAAGTTAGTTCCTTATTCCTCGGATAAAAATCTTTTAGTGATGTTGTAATACTAAATTTTTTATTCCACGGACATACTTCCTGACAGATGTCGCAACCAAACAACCAATTTTCAAATTTACCTTTCAGTTCTTCAGTTATCTCGTTTTTATTTTCAATCGTTTGATATGAAATGCATTTATTTGAATCAACAACATAAGGTTGAACTATTGCATCAGTTGGACAGGCATCAATACAAGCTGTGCATTCTCCACAAAAGTCAGGAATCTGTTCAGAATATTCGAATTCATAATTACAAATGATGTTAGCAATAAAAAACCAACTACCAATTTCACGATTAATGATGTTAGTATGTTTTCCCATCCAACCTAAACCAGCTTTAACTGCCCACACTTTATCCATTACCGGTCCGGTATCCACATAAGAAATAGAATTAAAGTTTGAATCAATTGCTTTCAATTCATTTTCCAACTGATCTAATTTTTCCCAGATGATAAGATGATAATCTTTTCCCCAGGCATATCTGGATATTTTACCAAAGTCTTTATCATTTGAATGATAGAATGGTGTATTATAAATGAGTGCAAGAGAAATAATACTTTTAGCATCGGGCAGAATTTCTTTGGGATTTTTTCTTTTATGAATATTTCGTTCCATATAACTCATTCCGGCTTGAAATTTTTTATCAAGCCAGAGATTCAGTTTTTCAATCTCATCAGTAAGTTCAACAGCTTGTGCAAATCCTACTAAATCAAATCCGAGGGACTTTGCTTTCGATAAAACAATTTCATTCGTAAGCTTTTTCATGTTTACCAATTAAATTTCTTTGAGTGTGCAGCAACCATTATTTCATCTTTTTCAATTTTAATTGGATAAACATCTAATCCTTTTCTTCCCGTTGGTTGATTTCCGGTTTTCAAATCAAACTTCCAACCGTGAGCCGGACATACAACACAACCATCTTCTATAAATCCATCATAGATTAACGCAGTGTGCTGATGCGGACAAATATTACTCAGAGCATAAATCTCACCATCTACTTTGAATATAGCAATTTCAACTTCATCGCCAGAACCATCAGACGCAGGAACTATGAACCTTCTACCTTCATTTTCCCGAAGTTCATTTATTCTGCAGACTTTGTGAAATTTAATTTCGTTCATATCAAATCAAAGAAAACTTTGTCGTGAGTGATTCCTTTATCAGAGTGTTTAATTGTTACTGCGGCATATTCCGGATCGTGACCAAAATACAAAATCCAGTTTTCCTCCAATGCTTGCTTCAGATATTTCTTTTTTTCTGAAAGTGTAACCAAAGGTTGTAAATCGTAAGCCATTATATATGGCAAACGTATATGTGAAACAAATGGTAGCAAATCTGCACAGTATAAAACAGTATTTGTTCCATCAGAAATTTTAACCATCTGCTGACCAAAAGTATGACCATTTATAACTTCGAAAGAAATGTTTTCGTCAAACTCATTATTTGTAAGAAGATTTAGCACACCTTCTTTTACCAATGGTTCAAAATTTTCTTTAAGATAACTCCCACGGTCTCTATCGCTTGGATTCATTGCCCATTCAAAATTCTGTTTCTGAACATAAAATTTTGCATTGGGAAAAGTTGGAATGAGTTTATCATTTTCAATTTTAGTTGAACCACCGGTATGATCAAAATGCAGGTGAGTAAGTATAACATCGGTAATCTGATCAACAGTAAAACCTTTTTGAGATAAGGATTTTTCAAGTGAAAGATTATCATCAATTCTATAAATGTTGCGGGATTTTTCATCCCACTTTGTACCCATTCCTGTATCAATTAAAATTTTTCTTGAATCACTTACAAGAAGCAAATTTCTTGTGGAAAGAGTAACTCTGTTAACTTCATCAGCAGGGTTGTTTTTTTCCCACAACGGTTTGGGAATAATTCCGAACATAGCTCCGCCATCCAAACCAATGTAGCCGGAATGAATGGTATGTAATTGATATTTACCTATTTTCATTGAATAATTTGAAATTATTGAGGTTCAAATTAGCGAAGATTAGAATAATGATAAAGATGAAATGCTTTAGTAAAAAGAAAAAAGGGCGGATTAAAAACCCGCCTTCTCTCCTCTGAACTTATTCCCCTATTATTGTAACTAACTAACCAACTAACCAACAAATAAAGGAGGCACTATGAAGTTCTATATTTTTACAACTGCATCAGTAGGACAGTTGCTTACGCACTGAGGTTCATCATAAAATCCTACACATTCAGTGCATTTATCAGGAACAATGTAATAAAACTGATCAGAATAAAAACCTGTTGCTCCGGAAGGTGCAGGATCGCCTTCTCCGTAAGTCTGACCATTCATATCCCAATTGCTTCCTGCTTCGTATATTGCATCGTTTGGGCATTCGGGAAAACAAGCTCCACAATTGATGCATTCTTCAGTTATTCTGTATGCCATTTTATCTCCAATAATAAATTTGATTTATTATTTGCGAAGATAATGCCAAAATAATTTTGTGAAATTAAGGTAATAGTAAACAGCTTTGGAGTGAGGTTTCTCAGAAATGAAATAATGCGAAGATTAGTTTCTAAAAAATAAAAATGGGCATCGAAGTGATGCCCTGAATTTTTATCTTCCTAATGAATCGAGATATTCTTTCTTTTTGAGTAGTGTATCTTTATCCTCAACATGTTTTGGATCAGGAACACAACAATCAACAGGACAAACGGCTGCACATTGTGGTTCGTCATGAAAACCGACACATTCAGTGCATTTGTCAGGAACAATGTAGAAATAATCATTCGAGAAAAATCCTGTTGCACCGGAAGGAGCCGGATCATCCGGACCATAAGTTTTACCTGCTAATTCCCAATTTGTGCCACCTTCATAAATTGCATTATTAGGGCATTCAGGTTCGCATGCACCGCAGTTGATGCATTCTTCAGTTATCATTATAGCCATTTTTAGTCTCCTTAAAGTTAAATTCAGAAATAGAATAATTCTTAAAATCTCTTATGCATTTTATAAAAAGTATAAAACTTCATCAAGTCAATAGAATTATAGAAAATTACCAGGAACCACTTGCACCACCGCCGCCTGACGATCCTCCACCGCCGCTAAAACCTCCACCTCCGCCCCAACCACTTCCACCACTACTCCATCCTCCAAAACCACCACTACGATATACTCCACCGGGCATTCCGCCTCCGCGCCTAAAAATAAATATAAATAAAATTATAAGAACAATAACAAAACCTATGGAAATCGAATCTTCATCCTGATTTGCATTATCGGCAATATATTCACCACCAATAGCAGAAATAATTGCATTTATTCCGTCACTTATGGCGAGATAGTATTGTTCTGCTTTTAATCTTGGGACAATAACATTTCGGATAATTGAAGAACATAGAGCATCTGGTAACACACCTTCCAAACCATAACCAACTTCAATTCTGAGTTTTCTGTCATCTTTTGCAATTAGAAGTAAAACACCATTATCATTCTTCTTAGTTCCAATTTTATTCTTGGTAAAAATTTCATTTGCGACCTCTTCAATCGGATATCCGCCGAGAGATGGAATCATTAAAGTAACTAATTGATTTGAAGTTGTATCTTCGTATGTTTTTAACCGATAATTAAGGTCATCTAACTCTGATTTGTTGAGTGTGTTTGTTAAGTCAGTTGCCCACATTTTAATTGTGGGTATTTCAATCTGTGCAAAAGATTGAACGGAGAATAAAATTAAAATCAGAGTTAATCTTAACATAGATTAAAATTCTACTTTGGGCGGAACTTCAGCTCCCTGAACAGCTTTGAAATATTGCTTTTCACGAAAACCGAACATTCCCGCAAGCATCGATGCAGGAAATCTTTTAATCATAGTATTGTATTCCTGCACAGCTTCGTTAAATCTTTTTCTTTCAACAGAGATTCTGTTTTCAGTTCCTTCAAGTTGTGCCTGAAGTTGAAGAAAGTTTTCATTAGCTTTTAGTTCGGGATAGTTCTCAACCACAGCTAATAATCTTGATAAGGCACTACTTAATTCTCCCTGAACTGATTGAAATTTTTCAAATGCCTGAGGATCATTTAAAACTTCAGGAGTAACATTAAACTGTCCGACTCTTGCTCTTGCTTCTGTAACCTGAGTCAGAACTTCTTTTTCAAAATTAGCATAACCTTTAACTGTATTTACCAGATTAGGTATTAAATCGGCTCTTCTTTGATATTGATTTTCTACCTGAGACCATTGCTTAAGAACATTTTGCTCGGATGCAACGAGATTGTTATACACACTGATTCCCCACATGACCAGAAGTATAATTCCGATTATTAGAACACCCCCAATGGCTAAACCAACAATTAGTCCTTTATTTTTCATTTAACCTCCTGAATTCAGTGGTAATAATGTTGATTTTCGTTTAGTGAATATAATATTTGTTTATTCCATTTGCACTAAGAAAAATCCAGTTTTTTATGGTTTTAATCCCATAAAATCATTTTGGAGAATAGAAAGTGTTTCATTTTTGATTAGAAGATTTTTTTCTTTGGCAAAATTTTCTGCATTTTGAAAATTTCCTCGATAAAACCTGAACCAAAGAAAATTTGCTGTAACAATTCCATCAAAAATTCTTTCTTCATTAAAAGCATTTATTGTCAGATATCCTGAAAAAATATTCCAGGCAAGTGATAATAATCCATTCAGATACTCGCCTGTGTAAATCTGTCCAAGCCCTGGTAAAATCATCGAACTGTATTTTGCAAAATCAACTGAATAAAATTTATTATGAGTATTAAGACATAATTCAGCTAATTCAGTTTCATTTATTTGTTTGAAGATGTGATGTGCCTCTTCCCATTTATCAGAAAATAATTTGTTCCAGGCGCGCCAGTATTTTATTTCGCGCTGATGTTCTGTAAAACGATTATCATTTTCAAGTT
This genomic window contains:
- a CDS encoding LemA family protein; the encoded protein is MKNKGLIVGLAIGGVLIIGIILLVMWGISVYNNLVASEQNVLKQWSQVENQYQRRADLIPNLVNTVKGYANFEKEVLTQVTEARARVGQFNVTPEVLNDPQAFEKFQSVQGELSSALSRLLAVVENYPELKANENFLQLQAQLEGTENRISVERKRFNEAVQEYNTMIKRFPASMLAGMFGFREKQYFKAVQGAEVPPKVEF
- a CDS encoding tetratricopeptide repeat protein; amino-acid sequence: MTFVNKIIFLLLVNVVNLFPQEFLSEQLRIADSLFTSEKYFDAITEYKRLLFFDSTKQFSHEANFKIGLAYKEGNKLSDAIKYFALAEMSANNPEQFFESKIYQVRTNILRRSTSRAEKILDELENDNRFTEHQREIKYWRAWNKLFSDKWEEAHHIFKQINETELAELCLNTHNKFYSVDFAKYSSMILPGLGQIYTGEYLNGLLSLAWNIFSGYLTINAFNEERIFDGIVTANFLWFRFYRGNFQNAENFAKEKNLLIKNETLSILQNDFMGLKP